A single window of Anaerolineae bacterium DNA harbors:
- a CDS encoding Acetolactate synthase large subunit: MELSGAEILWECLMREGVEVVFGIPGGANMPIYDAMLKYPVHHVLVRHEQGAAHMADGYARASGKVGVAMATSGPGATNLVTGIATAMMDSSPVVFITGQVHAHLIGGDAFQETDVTGITLPITKHNYLVTRAEEIAQVVREAFYIARTGRPGPVLIDICKNAQIQKTEFVYPEKIQLPGYQPPRTAPAAELKKAAQMIKEARRPIILAGHGLLISRAYREMQELAHRAQIPVAMTLLGIGSMPASDPLNLGMMGMHGEAYCNLAIQNADLLIALGMRFDDRVTGNLKTYAPHARKIHVEIDPSEVHKNVVVDLPLFGDLKAVLGDLLPYVEEARHDEWLDQIEEWRAESDSRDIIYWPDDGKLYTAHVIRSIWEATQGKATLTTGVGQHQMWTAQYYPFEEPYRFITSGGAGTMGFGVPAALGVWFTDKSRDVWVIDGDGSFQMTQAELSTIVQEGASIKIAIMNNHFLGMVRQWQEFFFDSRYAATPLHGPDFVKIAEAHGIPGRRITKPEEVKEALQFANQTPGPVLLDFFVEMEEAVYPMVPAGADLHDMIRRPVREKTTA; encoded by the coding sequence ATGGAACTAAGTGGAGCTGAAATTTTATGGGAGTGTCTGATGCGGGAAGGTGTCGAAGTGGTTTTCGGCATTCCCGGCGGGGCAAACATGCCTATCTACGACGCCATGCTGAAATATCCCGTTCATCATGTCCTGGTGCGCCATGAACAGGGCGCAGCGCATATGGCGGATGGGTATGCGCGCGCCTCGGGCAAAGTTGGGGTTGCGATGGCAACCTCGGGTCCTGGCGCAACCAATCTGGTGACCGGCATTGCTACAGCGATGATGGACTCTTCGCCGGTGGTCTTTATCACCGGTCAGGTTCATGCGCACCTCATCGGCGGCGATGCGTTCCAGGAAACGGATGTGACCGGCATCACGCTCCCTATCACCAAGCACAATTATCTGGTTACGCGGGCAGAGGAGATCGCGCAGGTTGTGCGCGAAGCGTTTTATATCGCTCGCACCGGCCGCCCTGGCCCGGTTTTGATCGACATTTGTAAGAATGCTCAGATTCAAAAGACCGAATTCGTCTATCCGGAAAAAATCCAGTTGCCCGGTTACCAGCCGCCCCGCACTGCCCCAGCGGCGGAGTTAAAGAAGGCTGCCCAAATGATCAAAGAAGCGCGTCGCCCGATCATCCTTGCCGGACATGGATTGCTGATCTCGCGGGCTTATCGGGAGATGCAAGAGCTGGCTCATCGAGCCCAGATTCCGGTTGCCATGACGCTCTTGGGGATTGGCTCAATGCCGGCTTCCGATCCGCTCAATCTCGGTATGATGGGTATGCATGGCGAAGCCTACTGTAACCTCGCCATCCAGAACGCCGATTTGTTAATTGCCCTCGGCATGCGCTTTGATGACCGCGTAACCGGCAATCTCAAGACCTACGCTCCGCATGCCAGAAAAATACATGTGGAAATTGATCCCTCGGAAGTCCACAAAAATGTGGTGGTGGATTTACCTCTCTTTGGTGACCTCAAAGCCGTGCTCGGTGATTTGTTGCCGTATGTGGAGGAGGCGCGCCATGATGAGTGGCTCGACCAGATCGAAGAATGGCGGGCTGAGTCAGATTCGCGGGACATCATCTACTGGCCTGATGATGGCAAGCTGTACACCGCCCATGTCATTCGCAGCATCTGGGAAGCGACACAGGGGAAAGCGACCCTGACGACCGGTGTAGGTCAACATCAGATGTGGACTGCCCAGTACTACCCCTTTGAAGAGCCCTATCGCTTCATCACCTCTGGTGGGGCAGGCACGATGGGATTTGGTGTGCCGGCAGCTTTAGGAGTCTGGTTCACCGATAAAAGCCGCGATGTGTGGGTCATTGATGGCGATGGTAGCTTCCAGATGACTCAAGCTGAGCTGTCCACGATTGTCCAGGAGGGTGCCAGCATCAAGATTGCCATCATGAACAACCACTTTCTGGGCATGGTGCGCCAGTGGCAGGAATTCTTCTTCGATAGCCGTTATGCTGCCACACCACTGCACGGCCCGGATTTCGTCAAGATTGCCGAAGCGCATGGCATTCCAGGGCGGCGCATTACCAAACCCGAGGAAGTCAAAGAGGCCTTGCAATTTGCCAATCAGACGCCTGGCCCGGTGCTCCTGGATTTCTTTGTGGAAATGGAAGAAGCCGTGTACCCCATGGTACCTGCGGGGGCTGATCTGCACGACATGATCCGTCGCCCCGTGCGAGAAAAAACGACTGCCTGA
- a CDS encoding Acetolactate synthase small subunit — protein sequence MQHTLIALVENKPGVLNRVASLFRRRNFNIESLNVGHTDRKDISRMTIVINSDEVDARKVEANLYKLVNVIDVHDVSTQPAVIRDLALIKVKAALDQRAEIANLASIFRGRIVDVAADSVIVEITGTEDKIESLVELLRPFGILEMVRTGQVAMLRGGYEPVRHTPGAGSNGHHPEEVLEMD from the coding sequence ATGCAACACACGTTGATTGCTTTAGTGGAAAACAAACCCGGTGTTCTCAATCGGGTGGCTTCCCTGTTCAGACGCCGCAACTTTAACATTGAGTCTTTGAATGTCGGTCACACCGATCGCAAGGACATCTCCCGCATGACCATCGTGATCAACAGTGATGAAGTGGACGCTCGCAAGGTGGAAGCCAATCTGTATAAGCTGGTCAATGTCATTGACGTGCATGATGTCTCTACTCAACCGGCTGTGATCCGCGATCTGGCTTTGATCAAGGTCAAAGCTGCCCTCGATCAGCGCGCCGAGATCGCCAATCTGGCTTCGATCTTCCGCGGGCGGATTGTGGATGTCGCTGCCGATTCGGTCATCGTCGAAATCACCGGCACAGAAGACAAGATTGAGAGTCTGGTTGAGCTTCTACGTCCATTCGGCATTCTGGAGATGGTGCGCACCGGACAGGTAGCAATGTTGCGCGGCGGCTACGAGCCAGTGCGGCACACCCCTGGAGCCGGTTCCAACGGGCACCATCCCGAAGAAGTGCTGGAAATGGATTAA
- a CDS encoding Ketol-acid reductoisomerase, giving the protein MAKIYYDQDVDPSLIRQKKVAIIGFGSQGHAHALNLHDSGVDVRVGLRRGSKSWQKAEQHGLPVREVAEAVQEADMIMLLLPDTEQPKVYAESIAPYLTNGKTLMFAHGFNIRYGTIQPPASVDVSMVAPKAPGHRVREIYVEGGGTPSLLAVHQDASGRAKAEALSYAYALGATRAGVLETTFAEETETDLFGEQAVLCGGVTALVKAAFETLVEAGYQPELAYFECLHELKLIVDLMYRGGLNYMRYSVSDTAEHGDYTAGPRLVTEETRHTMWQLLKDIQDGTYAQRWIEENQNGRPWFNERRKQEQNHLIEKVGAELRRMMPFIQPVEIRPGE; this is encoded by the coding sequence ATGGCAAAGATTTATTACGATCAGGATGTTGACCCCAGTCTGATCCGCCAGAAGAAAGTCGCCATCATCGGTTTTGGCTCGCAAGGACATGCCCATGCCCTCAACTTACACGATAGCGGTGTTGATGTGCGAGTCGGATTGCGGCGCGGCAGCAAGAGCTGGCAAAAGGCAGAGCAACATGGTTTGCCGGTGCGCGAGGTGGCTGAGGCGGTTCAAGAAGCCGATATGATCATGCTGCTCTTGCCGGATACCGAGCAACCTAAAGTCTATGCCGAATCGATTGCTCCCTACCTGACCAACGGCAAAACGCTGATGTTCGCCCATGGGTTCAATATCCGCTATGGCACCATTCAACCCCCCGCCAGTGTAGATGTCAGCATGGTGGCGCCGAAAGCGCCAGGTCATCGCGTGCGCGAGATTTATGTCGAAGGTGGTGGAACGCCTTCACTGCTGGCTGTGCATCAGGATGCCAGCGGGCGAGCCAAAGCCGAAGCCCTCTCGTACGCCTATGCGCTTGGTGCCACCCGCGCCGGCGTTCTGGAGACGACCTTTGCCGAAGAGACCGAGACCGATCTTTTCGGCGAACAGGCTGTCCTATGTGGCGGGGTGACCGCTTTGGTGAAAGCCGCTTTTGAGACGCTGGTGGAAGCTGGCTATCAACCCGAACTGGCGTATTTTGAGTGCCTGCATGAATTGAAATTGATTGTCGATCTGATGTACCGTGGCGGCTTGAACTATATGCGCTATTCGGTTTCCGATACCGCCGAACACGGCGATTACACCGCCGGACCCCGCCTGGTCACCGAAGAGACGCGCCACACCATGTGGCAATTGCTGAAGGATATTCAGGATGGCACCTATGCCCAACGCTGGATTGAAGAAAACCAAAACGGTCGTCCGTGGTTCAACGAACGGCGGAAGCAGGAGCAAAATCACCTGATCGAAAAGGTTGGCGCTGAGTTACGGCGCATGATGCCGTTTATTCAACCCGTCGAAATCCGACCCGGCGAGTAA
- a CDS encoding 2-isopropylmalate synthase: protein MNPTTIQPNYVRIFDTTLRDGEQSPGASLTSAEKLEIARALARLGVDVIEAGFPAASPDDAEGVRMIAEQVGNTLWGDGETTRRVPIICGLARANKQDIDAAWNAVKYAAHPRIHTFIATSPIHMRYKLRMDPEEVVERVKEMVAYARSLCEDVEFSPEDAGRSEPEFLYLVLSEAIKAGATTLNIPDTVGYTTPDEFGNLIRNIIANTDGIEKAIISVHCHNDLGLATANTIAGIRAGARQAEVTINGIGERAGNTSLEEVVMTLHTRRAMFGLTTGIDTTQITRVSRMVSTYTGIPVQPNKAIVGANAFAHEAGIHQDGMLKHQETYEIMRPETVGLGRSKLVMGKHSGRHALRVHLEELGYQLTKEELDAAFERYKELADKKKVITEADLEALVGDQASRGEEFYTLDGLQVACGTMGMPTATVRLRGPDGQTHVHAAVGTGPVHATYCAIDAIVGAPNTLLEFNVHAVTEGIDALGEVTVRLQAENPALHERTSPQNGQIRTRTFGGYGADTDIIVAAAKAYLAALNKLLMASGFSKNGGSAPQ from the coding sequence ATGAACCCGACAACGATTCAACCCAATTACGTGCGCATCTTCGATACGACTCTCCGCGATGGCGAGCAATCCCCTGGAGCGAGCCTGACCTCGGCTGAAAAGCTGGAGATCGCCCGTGCCTTAGCCCGCCTGGGTGTGGACGTGATTGAGGCCGGCTTCCCCGCTGCCTCACCCGATGACGCAGAAGGCGTGCGCATGATTGCTGAACAGGTGGGGAACACGCTGTGGGGAGATGGCGAAACTACCCGCCGCGTGCCGATTATTTGCGGTTTGGCGCGGGCCAACAAACAGGATATCGACGCGGCCTGGAATGCCGTCAAGTATGCCGCTCACCCGCGCATCCACACGTTCATCGCCACCTCTCCCATTCACATGCGTTATAAACTGCGCATGGACCCCGAAGAGGTGGTCGAGCGGGTCAAGGAAATGGTCGCTTATGCCCGTTCTTTGTGTGAGGATGTAGAGTTTTCGCCGGAAGACGCCGGACGCAGCGAACCCGAGTTTCTCTACCTGGTGCTTTCGGAAGCCATTAAAGCTGGCGCCACAACCCTTAACATTCCCGATACGGTAGGGTACACCACGCCGGACGAATTTGGCAACCTGATCCGCAATATTATCGCCAACACCGATGGCATCGAAAAGGCGATTATCTCGGTGCACTGCCATAATGACCTTGGGTTAGCCACCGCAAACACCATCGCAGGCATTCGAGCGGGCGCTCGCCAGGCAGAAGTCACCATCAACGGCATCGGCGAACGGGCAGGAAACACCTCGTTGGAAGAGGTGGTGATGACCCTGCACACGCGACGGGCGATGTTTGGACTGACGACCGGCATTGACACCACCCAAATCACCCGCGTCAGCCGCATGGTCTCAACCTATACCGGCATCCCGGTGCAACCCAACAAAGCCATCGTCGGCGCCAATGCGTTTGCCCACGAAGCCGGCATCCATCAGGACGGCATGTTGAAACATCAAGAAACCTATGAGATCATGCGCCCAGAAACGGTTGGTTTGGGACGTTCCAAACTGGTGATGGGAAAACATTCCGGGCGGCACGCTTTGCGGGTGCATCTGGAAGAGTTGGGTTACCAGCTCACCAAAGAAGAATTGGACGCAGCCTTTGAACGCTATAAAGAATTAGCGGATAAGAAAAAAGTGATCACCGAAGCCGATCTGGAAGCACTGGTGGGCGATCAGGCAAGCCGGGGGGAGGAGTTCTACACCCTGGATGGATTGCAGGTTGCCTGTGGCACGATGGGAATGCCAACCGCTACGGTTCGCCTGCGCGGTCCAGACGGGCAGACCCATGTCCATGCTGCCGTGGGAACCGGTCCTGTGCATGCCACATATTGTGCCATTGATGCCATTGTTGGCGCTCCCAATACTTTACTGGAATTCAATGTCCATGCCGTAACGGAGGGCATTGATGCCTTGGGTGAAGTAACGGTGCGCCTGCAAGCCGAAAACCCTGCTCTGCACGAACGCACCTCGCCTCAGAACGGGCAGATTCGCACCCGCACTTTTGGCGGATATGGCGCCGATACAGACATCATCGTTGCCGCTGCTAAAGCATATCTGGCTGCCTTGAACAAGCTCCTGATGGCAAGCGGATTTTCGAAAAATGGAGGTAGTGCACCTCAATGA
- a CDS encoding 3-isopropylmalate dehydratase large subunit, translating into MTRPQTLFEKIWDRHVVVEEPGSPAVLYIDLHLIHEVTSPQAFQGLRQRGLKVRRPDRCVATMDHSTPTRDLSPTAIDAQGARQLEQLRHNCAEFGIRLYDLGDEQRGIVHVIGPELGFTQPGMTIVCGDSHTATHGAFGALAFGVGTSEVELVLATQCLLQYRPKTYQVVFEGRLQPGVTSKDMILALIAQIGVGGGTGHVFEYCGEAVQALNMEERMTLCNMSIEGGARAGMIAPDDTTFEYLANRPFAPKGEAWERMLAYWRSLPSDPGAQYDRQVTVDVSKLEPMITYGTNPGMGIPISGRIPDPQQEKDAEKRAALEKALRYMGFQPNQPMLDQPVDVVFIGSCTNSRLTDLRQAAALLKGRKVAEGVRLIVVPGSESVRRQAEAEGLHEVFLQAGGEWRYAGCSMCIAMNGDQLQPGQIAVSTSNRNFEGRQGDGGRTLLASPLTAAAAAIRGRITDPRSL; encoded by the coding sequence ATGACCAGACCACAGACGTTGTTTGAAAAGATTTGGGATCGCCATGTGGTGGTGGAAGAGCCCGGCTCACCCGCCGTGCTGTATATTGATCTGCACCTGATCCACGAGGTCACTTCACCTCAGGCTTTTCAAGGCTTACGCCAGCGCGGTTTGAAGGTGCGCCGCCCGGATCGCTGTGTGGCGACGATGGATCACTCCACGCCAACCAGAGACCTCTCACCAACAGCAATCGATGCCCAGGGAGCCAGGCAACTGGAGCAATTACGGCACAACTGCGCCGAATTTGGCATTCGTCTGTATGACCTGGGCGACGAGCAACGCGGCATTGTGCATGTCATCGGCCCCGAACTGGGCTTTACCCAACCGGGTATGACCATTGTCTGCGGCGATAGCCATACGGCAACGCACGGTGCCTTCGGTGCCCTGGCTTTTGGCGTTGGTACCAGTGAAGTGGAACTGGTGCTGGCAACCCAATGCCTCCTGCAATACCGCCCCAAGACCTATCAGGTGGTCTTTGAGGGTCGTTTACAACCTGGCGTGACCTCCAAAGACATGATCCTTGCCCTCATCGCCCAGATTGGTGTGGGCGGCGGTACCGGGCATGTCTTTGAGTATTGCGGCGAAGCCGTGCAGGCGCTCAACATGGAAGAACGCATGACGCTGTGCAACATGTCGATTGAAGGCGGGGCGCGGGCCGGGATGATTGCGCCGGATGACACGACCTTCGAGTATCTCGCCAACCGCCCCTTTGCTCCCAAAGGGGAAGCCTGGGAGCGAATGCTCGCCTACTGGCGCAGCCTGCCGTCCGACCCCGGCGCTCAATATGACCGCCAGGTGACCGTGGATGTCTCGAAGTTGGAGCCAATGATCACGTATGGCACCAATCCGGGGATGGGCATTCCGATCAGCGGGCGCATTCCAGACCCTCAGCAAGAAAAAGATGCCGAAAAGCGCGCTGCCCTCGAAAAAGCCTTGCGCTATATGGGCTTTCAGCCCAACCAACCGATGCTGGATCAGCCGGTGGATGTGGTCTTTATCGGAAGTTGCACGAATTCTCGACTAACCGATCTGCGCCAGGCGGCGGCTCTGCTCAAAGGGCGCAAAGTTGCCGAGGGGGTGCGCCTGATCGTGGTGCCGGGATCGGAAAGCGTGCGCCGCCAAGCCGAGGCGGAGGGGTTGCATGAAGTTTTCTTGCAGGCTGGCGGTGAATGGCGTTATGCGGGCTGCAGTATGTGTATTGCGATGAACGGCGATCAGTTGCAACCCGGTCAGATCGCCGTCAGCACCAGCAATCGCAATTTTGAAGGTCGGCAGGGGGATGGTGGGCGGACCTTGCTGGCAAGCCCGCTGACCGCCGCTGCGGCAGCCATCCGCGGGCGTATCACCGATCCGAGGAGTTTATAA
- a CDS encoding Dihydroxy-acid dehydratase: MRSDRIKKGYERAPHRALLKATGVRDEDFSKPFIAIVNSYVDIVPGHVHLQQFGKLVKEAVRAAGGMPFEFNTIGVDDGIAMGHLGMKYSLPSRELIADSVETMIEAHQFDGMVCIPNCDKIVPGMIMGALRVNIPAIFISGGPMAAGKTPEGETIDLISVFEGVGAYKAGRISEARLKVLEDFACPSCGSCSGLFTANSMNCLLEALGLALPFNGTALALTAEREELARRAAAQIMKLVERQITPRQLVTMETIDDAFALDMAMGGSTNTVLHTLAFAYEAGISYPLERINAIADKTPYLSKISPSGPWHMEDLHRAGGIPAILNEIARGGNTLHLERPTVSGTTLKESIAGLTVRDPEVIRPLENPHSPTGGLAVLFGNLAPEGSIVKTGAVAPAMRRFSGPARIFESQEEALEGILGKQVQPGEVVVIRYEGPRGGPGMQEMLAPTSAIMGMGLGESVALITDGRFSGGTRGACIGHVSPEAAAGGPIAALRNGDIIELDIDQRTLNVRLSDEEIQDRLAALPPFEPRTTSRWLRRYARSVTSASHGAVLI; the protein is encoded by the coding sequence ATGAGATCAGATCGCATCAAGAAAGGCTACGAAAGAGCTCCGCACCGCGCCCTGCTAAAGGCAACCGGTGTGCGGGATGAAGATTTCTCCAAACCCTTTATCGCCATTGTCAATTCGTATGTCGATATTGTGCCCGGGCATGTCCACCTCCAGCAATTCGGCAAGCTGGTTAAGGAAGCGGTGCGGGCGGCCGGAGGTATGCCATTTGAGTTCAATACCATTGGGGTGGATGACGGCATCGCCATGGGACACCTGGGCATGAAATACAGCCTGCCCTCGCGCGAACTGATTGCCGATAGTGTCGAAACGATGATCGAAGCGCACCAGTTCGATGGCATGGTGTGTATCCCGAACTGCGACAAGATCGTGCCGGGTATGATCATGGGTGCCTTGCGGGTGAACATCCCTGCCATCTTTATCTCCGGCGGACCGATGGCAGCCGGGAAAACCCCCGAAGGGGAGACCATCGATCTGATCTCGGTTTTTGAAGGGGTTGGGGCGTATAAAGCCGGCAGAATCAGTGAGGCGCGCTTGAAAGTCCTGGAGGACTTTGCCTGTCCTTCGTGTGGGTCTTGTTCGGGGTTGTTCACTGCCAATTCGATGAACTGTTTACTGGAGGCGCTTGGCCTGGCTCTGCCGTTCAACGGCACGGCTTTAGCGCTGACAGCCGAGCGGGAGGAGTTGGCGCGCCGCGCCGCAGCCCAAATTATGAAACTGGTCGAGCGCCAGATTACCCCACGCCAGCTGGTCACAATGGAAACAATTGACGATGCCTTTGCGTTGGATATGGCGATGGGCGGCAGCACCAATACCGTCCTGCATACATTGGCTTTCGCCTATGAAGCCGGGATTTCCTATCCTCTGGAGCGCATCAACGCCATTGCCGACAAAACCCCCTACCTCTCGAAGATCAGCCCTTCGGGCCCCTGGCACATGGAGGACCTGCACCGCGCCGGAGGCATTCCGGCCATCCTGAACGAAATCGCGCGAGGCGGCAATACCCTGCACCTGGAGCGCCCAACGGTCAGTGGGACAACTTTGAAGGAATCAATTGCCGGCCTCACCGTGCGTGATCCGGAAGTGATCCGCCCTCTCGAAAACCCACACAGTCCAACCGGCGGGCTGGCGGTGCTGTTCGGTAACCTTGCCCCGGAGGGCAGCATCGTCAAAACAGGCGCGGTTGCTCCAGCGATGCGCCGCTTCAGTGGCCCGGCGCGCATCTTTGAGAGCCAGGAAGAAGCCCTGGAAGGCATTTTAGGGAAACAGGTTCAACCTGGCGAGGTGGTGGTCATTCGCTACGAGGGTCCGCGCGGTGGACCCGGTATGCAGGAGATGCTGGCACCAACCTCTGCCATTATGGGCATGGGCTTAGGCGAATCGGTTGCGCTCATCACCGATGGGCGTTTTTCGGGCGGCACGCGCGGCGCCTGTATTGGGCATGTCAGCCCCGAAGCGGCCGCCGGCGGGCCGATTGCAGCCTTACGCAATGGGGACATTATAGAACTGGATATCGACCAGCGCACCCTGAATGTGCGTCTCAGCGATGAGGAGATTCAAGATCGGCTGGCAGCTTTGCCGCCGTTTGAACCGCGCACCACCAGCCGCTGGTTGCGTCGTTATGCGCGCTCGGTTACCAGCGCGTCCCATGGAGCCGTTTTAATCTAA
- a CDS encoding transcriptional regulator, AbrB family — MDTATISRKYQVVIPRAIREKWNVKPGQKVRFIIYGNRLEIIPVRDMKETRGFLKGMSSDIEREEEERI, encoded by the coding sequence GTGGATACGGCGACGATTTCTCGCAAATATCAGGTTGTCATCCCGCGCGCCATTCGTGAAAAATGGAATGTCAAACCCGGTCAAAAAGTTCGTTTCATTATTTACGGCAATCGCCTGGAAATTATTCCAGTGCGTGATATGAAAGAAACACGCGGTTTTCTCAAAGGGATGAGCAGCGACATCGAGCGTGAGGAAGAAGAGCGGATATGA
- a CDS encoding PIN (PilT N terminus) domain, whose protein sequence is MNVVDSSSWLEYFIDGENADFFAPVIENPQHILVPTISLFEVFKRVLLERNREDALQAVAQMTEGRVVDLDESLALFAAELSCELKLPLADSIILATARANNATLWTQDRHFKSMDEVKYIEKKA, encoded by the coding sequence ATGAATGTAGTCGATTCCTCAAGCTGGCTGGAATATTTCATTGATGGCGAGAACGCCGATTTTTTCGCCCCTGTCATCGAAAATCCCCAGCATATCCTTGTTCCAACGATTAGCCTTTTTGAAGTCTTCAAGCGCGTTCTGCTCGAAAGAAACAGGGAGGATGCTCTGCAAGCGGTTGCTCAAATGACAGAGGGGCGCGTGGTTGACCTGGATGAGAGTCTTGCCCTGTTTGCTGCCGAACTTTCCTGTGAATTGAAACTTCCTCTGGCAGATAGCATCATTCTTGCCACCGCTCGCGCTAACAATGCAACCTTATGGACACAGGATCGCCATTTCAAGAGCATGGATGAGGTGAAGTACATCGAAAAGAAAGCATAA
- a CDS encoding 3-isopropylmalate dehydratase small subunit: protein MQPFERLTSAVIPILHNDIDTDQIIPARYLKVTDKNGLAEGLFARWRYLPDGSLNMDFPLNQARYQGRQILLAGDNFGCGSSREHAPWALIAWNIRVVISTSFADIFRNNALKNGLLPLQIDKETHARLIDLAEQERRQNGAAEDWAVTVDLAAQTLTLPDGFQAHFPIETFHKTCLLKGLDSLGYLLDFSAQIDAYEQSERAYPFGVRRYDFA, encoded by the coding sequence ATGCAACCCTTTGAACGTCTGACATCCGCCGTAATCCCCATCTTGCACAACGATATTGACACCGATCAGATTATTCCGGCGCGCTACCTAAAGGTCACCGATAAAAATGGGCTGGCTGAAGGCCTGTTTGCCCGCTGGCGTTATTTACCGGATGGTTCCCTCAACATGGATTTTCCGCTCAATCAAGCGCGCTATCAAGGGCGTCAGATTTTGTTAGCCGGAGATAATTTCGGTTGTGGTTCCTCGCGGGAACATGCCCCCTGGGCACTGATTGCCTGGAATATTCGGGTGGTGATCAGCACGTCCTTTGCCGATATCTTTCGCAACAATGCGCTGAAGAACGGTTTATTGCCACTGCAAATCGATAAAGAGACGCACGCCAGACTGATTGACCTTGCCGAGCAGGAGCGGCGTCAGAACGGGGCAGCGGAGGACTGGGCAGTAACCGTCGATCTGGCTGCCCAGACCCTGACCCTGCCAGATGGCTTTCAGGCTCACTTTCCCATCGAGACTTTCCATAAGACATGTCTGTTGAAAGGTTTAGATTCGCTGGGTTATCTGCTGGATTTCTCTGCTCAAATCGATGCCTACGAACAATCTGAACGAGCTTATCCCTTTGGAGTAAGGCGCTATGACTTCGCGTAA